The proteins below come from a single Mustela erminea isolate mMusErm1 chromosome 14, mMusErm1.Pri, whole genome shotgun sequence genomic window:
- the ZWINT gene encoding ZW10 interactor isoform X2, producing MEPIGRQEEAELPAQILAEFVMDSRKKDKLLCSQLQVVDFLQNFLAQEDVVQGLDPLASEDTSRQKALAAKEQWKELKASYQEHVEAITGALTQALPTMVEAQRKRAQLLGALEELQAKKQVAMERLRTAQKQWQLQQEKHLQHLAEASAEVRQRQRGAQQELERLSQELGSLQQQAEKKRDMLHRHQTFLQLLYTLQGQLPFPEAETELPQMLDLSKDKPQKQNPGDTIGEDRSMLSKADGPQPAGDPSSPGLPEGQQHGKGT from the exons ATGGAGCCCATTGGCCGGCAAGAAGAGGCAGAGCTGCCGGCCCAGATCCTGGCGGAGTTTGTGATG GACTCCCGGAAGAAGGACAAACTGCTCTGCAGCCAGCTTCAGGTAGTAGACTTCCTGCAGAACTTCTTGGCTCAGGAGGACGTTGTCCAGGGACTAGACCCCTTGGCTTCTGAAGACACCAGcc GGCAGAAGGCACTTGCAGCCAAGGAGCAGTGGAAAGAGCTGAAGGCCTCCTACCAAGAGCATGTGGAAGCCATCACAGGTGCCCTGACCCAGGCTTTGCCCACAATGGTGGAGGCCCAGAGGAAGCGGGCGCAGCTCCTTGGAGCCCTGGAAGAGCTCCAGGCCAAG AAGCAGGTGGCCATGGAAAGACTGAGAACAGCCCAGAAGCAATGGCAGCTGCAACAG GAGAAGCATCTGCAGCATCTGGCAGAAGCCTCTGCAGAGGTGAGGCAGCGGCAGAGAGGAGCTCAGCAGGAGCTTGAACGACTGTCTCAGGAGCTTGGAAGTCTgcaacagcaggcagagaagaagcgGGACATGCTTCACAG GCACCAGACCTTCCTCCAGCTGTTATACACTCTGCAAGGGCAGCTGCCATTTCctgaggcagagacagagctgcCACAGATGCTGGATCTTTCTAAGGATAAGCCCCAGAAACAGAACCCTGGGGATACCATAGGGGAAGACAGGAGTATGCTGTCCAAG GCTGATGGCCCACAGCCTGCTGGAGATCCGAGCTCACCTGGACTTCCTGAGGGACAACAACATGGGAAAGGAACCTAG
- the ZWINT gene encoding ZW10 interactor isoform X1 — MEGREAGVRAPALEALAKLADIMEPIGRQEEAELPAQILAEFVMDSRKKDKLLCSQLQVVDFLQNFLAQEDVVQGLDPLASEDTSRQKALAAKEQWKELKASYQEHVEAITGALTQALPTMVEAQRKRAQLLGALEELQAKKQVAMERLRTAQKQWQLQQEKHLQHLAEASAEVRQRQRGAQQELERLSQELGSLQQQAEKKRDMLHRHQTFLQLLYTLQGQLPFPEAETELPQMLDLSKDKPQKQNPGDTIGEDRSMLSKADGPQPAGDPSSPGLPEGQQHGKGT; from the exons ATGGAGGGGCGGGAAGCTGGGGTGCGAGCGCCAGCGCTAGA GGCCCTGGCCAAGCTGGCAGATATCATGGAGCCCATTGGCCGGCAAGAAGAGGCAGAGCTGCCGGCCCAGATCCTGGCGGAGTTTGTGATG GACTCCCGGAAGAAGGACAAACTGCTCTGCAGCCAGCTTCAGGTAGTAGACTTCCTGCAGAACTTCTTGGCTCAGGAGGACGTTGTCCAGGGACTAGACCCCTTGGCTTCTGAAGACACCAGcc GGCAGAAGGCACTTGCAGCCAAGGAGCAGTGGAAAGAGCTGAAGGCCTCCTACCAAGAGCATGTGGAAGCCATCACAGGTGCCCTGACCCAGGCTTTGCCCACAATGGTGGAGGCCCAGAGGAAGCGGGCGCAGCTCCTTGGAGCCCTGGAAGAGCTCCAGGCCAAG AAGCAGGTGGCCATGGAAAGACTGAGAACAGCCCAGAAGCAATGGCAGCTGCAACAG GAGAAGCATCTGCAGCATCTGGCAGAAGCCTCTGCAGAGGTGAGGCAGCGGCAGAGAGGAGCTCAGCAGGAGCTTGAACGACTGTCTCAGGAGCTTGGAAGTCTgcaacagcaggcagagaagaagcgGGACATGCTTCACAG GCACCAGACCTTCCTCCAGCTGTTATACACTCTGCAAGGGCAGCTGCCATTTCctgaggcagagacagagctgcCACAGATGCTGGATCTTTCTAAGGATAAGCCCCAGAAACAGAACCCTGGGGATACCATAGGGGAAGACAGGAGTATGCTGTCCAAG GCTGATGGCCCACAGCCTGCTGGAGATCCGAGCTCACCTGGACTTCCTGAGGGACAACAACATGGGAAAGGAACCTAG